The following are encoded in a window of Brevibacillus sp. DP1.3A genomic DNA:
- the dnaA gene encoding chromosomal replication initiator protein DnaA translates to MDAAISELWRKVLAKIEKSLSKPSFDTWLKATKATTLEEDALIVVAPNDFARDWLETRYAQLITDTLYEVTGINMKVKFVAMQNPDAAFADEQPAPRVKMSEPPTVADDQPPSILNPKYTFDTFVIGSGNRFAHAASLAVAEAPAKAYNPLFIYGGVGLGKTHLMHAIGHYVIQHNPSAKVVYLSSEKFTNEFINSIRDNKAVEFRNKYRSVDVLLIDDIQFLAGKESTQEEFFHTFNALHEESKQIIISSDRPPKEIPTLEDRLRSRFEWGLITDIQPPDLETRIAILRKKAKAENLDIPNEVMAYIANQIDSNIRELEGALIRVVAYSSLINRDIDTQLAAEALKDIIPSSRPRVITIMDIQRTVGEAFSLKLEDFKAKKRTKTVAFPRQIAMYLSRELTDASLPKIGDEFGGRDHTTVIHAHEKISRALANDPHMQTTIQSLIEKLKANH, encoded by the coding sequence TTGGATGCAGCGATTAGCGAACTATGGCGCAAAGTACTCGCCAAGATAGAAAAATCGCTAAGCAAACCCAGTTTTGATACCTGGCTGAAGGCGACAAAGGCAACTACATTAGAAGAGGATGCACTGATCGTCGTCGCACCAAACGACTTTGCTCGTGATTGGCTAGAAACCAGGTACGCACAACTGATTACCGATACACTATATGAAGTGACAGGTATCAATATGAAAGTAAAGTTCGTCGCGATGCAAAATCCTGATGCGGCTTTTGCCGACGAACAACCTGCCCCACGGGTGAAAATGAGCGAACCGCCAACAGTCGCGGATGACCAGCCACCCAGTATCTTAAATCCCAAATACACCTTTGACACGTTTGTCATCGGCTCAGGGAATCGATTCGCTCACGCCGCATCGCTTGCGGTTGCTGAAGCTCCTGCGAAAGCTTACAATCCCCTCTTCATTTATGGAGGAGTCGGACTTGGCAAAACCCACTTAATGCATGCAATTGGCCATTATGTCATTCAGCACAACCCATCGGCGAAAGTGGTCTATTTGTCGTCTGAGAAATTCACCAATGAATTCATCAACTCTATTCGTGACAACAAAGCCGTCGAATTCCGCAATAAATACCGGAGTGTTGACGTTCTTTTAATTGATGACATTCAGTTTTTGGCAGGCAAAGAATCGACACAAGAAGAGTTTTTCCATACGTTCAATGCCTTGCATGAAGAAAGCAAACAAATCATTATCTCCTCCGATCGACCTCCTAAGGAGATCCCGACACTGGAGGATCGCCTACGCTCACGCTTCGAATGGGGACTGATTACTGATATTCAGCCGCCAGACCTCGAAACGCGGATTGCGATTTTGCGCAAAAAGGCGAAAGCAGAAAATCTCGATATCCCTAATGAGGTAATGGCGTACATCGCCAACCAGATCGACAGCAACATCCGCGAGCTGGAAGGCGCACTGATTCGTGTCGTTGCCTACTCCTCCTTGATTAATCGCGATATCGACACGCAGCTGGCAGCGGAAGCACTGAAAGACATTATTCCTTCCTCCCGCCCACGCGTGATTACCATTATGGACATCCAACGAACGGTCGGAGAAGCGTTCAGCCTGAAACTAGAAGATTTCAAGGCGAAAAAACGGACAAAAACCGTCGCTTTCCCACGTCAGATTGCGATGTATCTCTCTAGAGAGCTGACAGATGCCTCCTTGCCGAAAATCGGTGATGAATTTGGCGGCCGTGACCATACGACAGTCATCCATGCCCATGAGAAAATCTCTCGTGCACTGGCAAATGACCCTCATATGCAAACAACCATTCAGTCGCTCATTGAAAAATTAAAAGCAAACCATTAA